One Malania oleifera isolate guangnan ecotype guangnan chromosome 10, ASM2987363v1, whole genome shotgun sequence genomic region harbors:
- the LOC131165609 gene encoding transcriptional activator DEMETER-like, with translation MHPTMINFGRGFPIPQGKEIQIGAPWVPVTPEKPAAAATRSSPMIPAAERERQGSQLARSNWQELAEYPAAGYAPDEPNCNGAVQNFDPVRALALNGGNCSSEVAFAEKNRMINHIAGSYAQAFINNGPGFNGIRLTDLLLAATGATPDEGIHQTERPRVPNPYSQQNCNWSVPDPVSLLLEDQNHISGSNLWNNTGGIQQRGFPIPYQPSYDLNTPQKTETDAASSVTNSFKFAPVTPEQARKLENKQLSEVLNFSAEISIQEKDNRDNLVSSIQNESIEHHCDELLQNIVDSSSAAIPAPFREDNISERGSDQGIDLNKTPEQKTPKRRKHRPKVIIEGKPKRTPKSATPKKPNLKENPSGKRKYVRRKGLKSSTTQLAEVNNEITDPPVRSAAKTCRRVLNFDMEKMGDDIQAKTGQHDELQNSNNWAFDLNTVTQATQSCIRTSSISGTKSAELLGHQNGLMVKTQQAEISYNLTHPENQMPTHYMSQPERPPPKAPQTMMRDLQMKNSNAMRTANSGNVEPWQDSFRNGFTSIHHHINAEGIGQIVFQAQTNLENLQRTGQAPLQSIPQPGPNNLADRSQRRGSKREYCHTIEQTHPHAVNLMGSSLLCQEIFQVDKYNSNSCHIGRDFSETPKKKRLGSGLDTDRSSMNPCIAADVSSKQVTINYGNDVNQNHFPAQMKHGKLMPFLESNNAPKNPSNGINESISDWYIRSMAAQCHFQRQPISSELPSRAGKTGDSISNGSIQFNPSRTAEKCNLLPVTPPKNAPASSYSQGTDICHFNRSAKKQTTVSTLSNSVTSSSDKGLLLRKNSCNYNQQSPIKTTGSPEIQKYRVPIDEIICRLKALDLNSRNNDTVGEEQNALVPYKRDDQIVPYGGHDHIKKRRPRPKVDLDAETTRLWKLLMEKEGSEDPEGTDKEKEKYWEEERKVFRGRAESFIARMHLVQGDRRFSQWKGSVVDSVIGVFLTQNVSDHLSSSAFMSLAARFPPQSTSNNRTCYKGETRILVEEPEDSVPGTNDTIKWNAKASGQTIYNQSSTTPHESSRFNGDCVTSGRRANLVEAKNQRVEEEVLSSQDSFDSSLIRAAGGIRSSSGSNSEAEDSTTACKPSGIQGSTSINLQQISKTAMFKEFHCHENASSFFYDSSMHVHTQLEDVEHGSQKIALEGVDNPKNSSALTYTTTTTDPPMQAPIHLSSNYQLHRTPDAGIQEVDCLDLWGEESISSWASNTSRTSKAKDDNSTIKKHGQMAENMGKMMVQHDGLFRPQGTPLVGPYALSSKHQINQYGSHVKNNQCPCNNDQHERMKALESSSVTGPVNLTEANARRQNNTMQQVSNVPKLAQEASDIDKRVSLQEKQTQLEKYMAEPTLKQQVHFSNKAYSAANTNSSKGKRGKIEGEKKKSRDWESLRKHVQSTSTKRERTQATMDSLDYEALRNASVRDISDAIKERGMNNMLAERIKAFLNRLVKEHGSIDLEWLRDAPPDQAKDYLLSIRGLGLKSVECVRLLTLHHLAFPVDTNVGRIAVRLGWVPLQPLPESLQLHLLELYPVLESIQKYLWPRLCKLDQRTLYELHYQMITFGKVFCTKSRPNCNACPMRGECRHFASAFTSARLALPAPEEKSLVSAPVPIAANRKPSIVVNPMPLPSPEKDQIGVTRSETANCEPIIEVPATPEPESREITETEIEEAFYEDPEEIPTIKLNIEEFTTNLQTYIQENKMGLQEGDMSKALVVLNSAAASIPTPKLKNVSRLRTEHQVYELPDSHPLLNRMDRREPDDPSPYLLAIWTPGETANSIQPPERRCGWQESGKLCNENTCFSCNSIREENSQTVRGTLLIPCRTAMRGSFPLNGTYFQVNEVFADHDSSLNPIDVPRAWIWNLPRRAVYFGTSVSTIFKGLTTEGIQYCFWRGFVCVRGFDQKTRAPRPLMARLHFPASKLAKTKNEKRKKKG, from the exons ATGCATCCAACCATGATAAACTTTGGCAGAGGGTTTCCAATTCCGCAGGGAAAAGAAATCCAGATTGGGGCGCCCTGGGTTCCAGTGACGCCAGAAAAGCCCGCAGCAGCAGCTACAAGATCATCCCCTATGATCCCTGCTGCAGAAAGAGAAAGGCAGGGAAGCCAACTGGCAAGATCAAATTGGCAGGAACTGGCAGAATATCCTGCTGCTGGTTATGCCCCTGATGAACCAAACTGTAATGGGGCGGTTCAGAATTTTGATCCAGTCCGAGCACTGGCTCTAAATGGGGGAAATTGTAGTTCGGAGGTCGCTTTTGCTGAGAAAAATAGGATGATCAATCACATTGCTGGCTCCTATGCACAAGCCTTCATTAATAACGGCCCCGGTTTCAATGGTATTCGCCTTACAGACCTGTTGCTGGCTGCAACCGGAGCAACACCAGATGAAGGGATTCATCAGACAGAGAGGCCACGGGTTCCCAACCCGTATTCTCAACAAAACTGCAACTGGAGTGTCCCCGACCCTGTTAGTTTGTTGCTCGAGGACCAAAATCACATCTCAGGTTCAAACCTGTGGAACAACACAGGAGGCATACAGCAAC GTGGATTCCCCATCCCCTACCAACCCAGTTACGACCTAAATACACCACAAAAAACAGAAACAGATGCTGCTTCTAGTGTCACAAACTCATTCAAATTTGCTCCAGTAACCCCAGAGCAAGCCAGGAAGTTGGAGAACAAGCAGCTTTCGGAAGTGCTGAATTTCTCTGCAGAAATCTCAATTCAAGAAAAAGACAACCGGGATAATTTAGTTTCGTCGATACAAAATGAATCTATTGAGCACCATTGTGATGAACTTCTACAGAACATTGTGGACTCATCTTCCGCTGCCATCCCTGCACCATTCAGGGAAGATAACATTTCTGAAAGAGGAAGTGACCAAGGCATTGACCTCAACAAGACACCAGAGCAGAAGACGCCCAAAAGAAGAAAACACAGGCCGAAAGTGATAATAGAAGGCAAACCAAAAAGAACTCCAAAATCTGCAACTCCAAAAAAACCTAATCTAAAAGAGAACCCATCAGGAAAGAGGAAGTATGTTCGCAGGAAAGGTCTCAAATCTTCAACAACTCAATTGGCAGAAGTTAACAATGAGATCACAGACCCTCCTGTTCGATCAGCTGCAAAAACATGCAGGAGAGTTCTGAATTTTGACATGGAAAAGATGGGAGATGATATCCAGGCTAAAACAGGTCAGCATGACGAACTGCAGAACAGTAATAACTGGGCCTTTGATTTGAATACAgttactcaagccacacaatcaTGCATCAGAACTAGCAGCATCTCTGGAACAAAATCAGCTGAGCTGCTTGGCCATCAGAATGGATTAATGGTTAAAACCCAGCAAGCAGAAATCTCATACAACCTTACCCATCCCGAGAATCAAATGCCAACTCATTACATGTCACAGCCTGAAAGACCTCCTCCCAAAGCCCCACAAACTATGATGAGGGATCTTCAAATGAAAAATTCAAATGCCATGAGAACTGCAAACAGTGGAAATGTTGAGCCATGGCAGGACAGTTTCAGAAATGGTTTTACCTCCATACACCATCACATCAATGCAGAGGGAATAGGCCAAATTGTCTTTCAAGCACAAACTAATCTTGAAAACCTTCAAAGAACTGGACAAGCACCGTTACAGAGTATTCCTCAACCAGGGCCAAACAATTTAGCTGATCGCAGTCAGAGAAGGGGATCCAAGAGAGAATATTGCCACACTATTGAGCAAACACATCCCCATGCTGTAAATCTGATGGGTTCTTCATTATTGTGCCAGGAGATATTTCAGGTAGACAAATATAACAGTAACAGCTGCCATATTGGCAGAGATTTTTCAGAAACTCCCAAGAAAAAGAGACTTGGAAGTGGTCTTGATACAGACAGATCAAGCATGAATCCATGTATTGCGGCTGATGTTAGCTCAAAACAAGTCACAATAAATTATGGGAATGATGTCAATCAAAATCATTTTCCCGCTCAGATGAAACATGGGAAATTGATGCCGTTCTTGGAAAGTAACAATGCTCCAAAAAATCCAAGTAATGGCATCAACGAATCCATCAGTGACTGGTACATTCGATCCATGGCCGCTCAATGTCATTTCCAAAGGCAACCCATTTCATCTGAACTGCCTTCACGTGCAGGGAAGACTGGAGATTCAATATCCAATGGATCCATTCAGTTCAACCCCTCAAGAACAGCTGAAAAATGTAACCTGCTGCCAGTAACTCCTCCGAAAAATGCCCCAGCATCCAGTTATAGCCAAGGCACTGACATTTGCCATTTCAATAGATCAGCAAAGAAGCAAACAACAGTATCAACATTGTCCAATTCGGTTACATCCAGTTCAGATAAAGGGCTTCTGCTACGCAAGAATTCATGTAATTACAATCAGCAATCCCCCATCAAGACAACAG GTTCACCTGAAATACAAAAATACCGTGTTCCAATTGACGAGATTATATGTCGATTGAAAGCACTAGACTTGAACAGCAGGAACAATGATACGGTAGGGGAAGAGCAAAATGCGCTTGTCCCTTACAAACGAGATGATCAAATAGTTCCATATGGAGGGCATGATCATATCAAGAAACGTAGGCCAAGGCCAAAGGTGGACCTTGACGCAGAGACAACTAGGCTATGGAAACTCTTGATGGAAAAGGAGGGAAGCGAGGACCCTGAAGGAACAGATAAGGAGAAGGAAAAATATTGGGAAGAAGAAAGGAAAGTCTTCCGTGGACGAGCTGAGTCATTCATTGCACGCATGCACCTTGTTCAAG GAGACAGGCGTTTCTCGCAGTGGAAAGGATCAGTTGTTGACTCTGTGATAGGAGTTTTCCTTACTCAGAATGTATCAGACCATCTTTCAAG CTCTGCATTCATGTCCCTCGCAGCACGATTTCCACCCCAGTCAACCAGCAACAACAGAACATGCTATAAGGGTGAGACAAGAATACTGGTTGAAGAACCAGAGGACAGCGTACCAGGCACAAATGACACCATCAAATGGAATGCAAAGGCATCAGGTCAAACAATATATAACCAAAGCTCTACAACACCCCATGAATCATCGAGGTTTAATGGAGACTGTGTGACCTCAGGAAGAAGAGCAAACTTAGTCGAAGCGAAAAATCAAAGAGTAGAGGAAGAAGTCCTTTCATCACAAGATTCTTTTGACTCCTCTTTGATTAGAGCTGCTGGAGGAATCAGATCTTCCTCAGGTTCAAACTCAGAAGCAGAAGATTCAACTACCGCCTGCAAACCCAGCGGAATCCAAGGTTCTACTTCAATAAATCTTCAGCAGATTAGCAAGACTGCCATGTTCAAGGAATTTCACTGCCATGAAAATGCAAGCTCATTTTTTTATGACAGCTCCATGCATGTGCATACGCAATTAGAAGATGTAGAGCATGGCAGCCAAAAGATAGCATTGGAAGGAGTAGATAACCCAAAAAACTCATCAGCACTTACTTACACAACCACTACTACCGATCCACCTATGCAAGCACCAATTCATCTTTCCAGTAATTATCAGTTGCACAGGACTCCAGATGCTGGAATACAAGAAGTAGACTGTTTGGATCTATGGGGAGAAGAAAGCATTTCTTCTTGGGCTTCAAATACTTCCAGAACAAGCAAGGCAAAAGATGATAACTCTACGATCAAAAAACATGGACAAATGGCAGAAAACATGGGTAAAATGATGGTCCAACATGATGGACTATTTAGACCTCAAGGAACGCCATTAGTGGGACCATACGCATTATCAAGCAAGCACCAAATCAATCAATATGGATCTCACGTTAAGAATAATCAATGTCCATGCAACAATGATCAACATGAGAGGATGAAAGCCTTGGAAAGCTCCTCAGTTACAGGGCCCGTAAATCTCACTGAAGCAAATGCCAGAAGGCAGAACAATACCATGCAGCAAGTCTCCAATGTCCCCAAGCTGGCACAAGAAGCTTCTGATATTGATAAGAGAGTCTCCCTACAGGAAAAACAAACACAGTTAGAGAAATATATGGCTGAACCAACTCTAAAGCAGCAGGTTCATTTTTCCAACAAGGCATATAGTGCAGCAAATACCAATAGTTCAAAAGGAAAGAGAGGGAAGATTGAGGGCGAAAAAAAGAAATCACGTGATTGGGAAAGTTTAAGAAAGCATGTGCAGTCCACTAGTACAAAAAGAGAAAGAACCCAAGCTACAATGGATTCACTGGACTACGAAGCATTGCGAAATGCTAGTGTTCGTGACATTTCTGATGCTATCAAAGAACGAGGCATGAACAACATGCTTGCAGAGCGGATTAAG GCCTTCCTCAACCGGCTGGTTAAAGAACATGGAAGCATCGACCTAGAGTGGCTAAGGGATGCCCCACCTGACCAAGCGAA AGATTATCTGTTAAGTATAAGAGGATTAGGGTTAAAGAGTGTCGAGTGTGTGCGGCTTTTAACATTACATCATCTCGCTTTCCCG GTTGATACAAATGTTGGACGAATAGCTGTGAGACTGGGATGGGTTCCCCTTCAACCACTGCCTGAGTCACTCCAGTTGCATCTCCTAGAATT GTATCCCGTGCTGGAGTCAATTCAGAAATATCTGTGGCCGAGACTTTGCAAACTGGATCAGCGAACATT GTATGAGCTGCATTATCAGATGATTACATTTGGAAAG GTTTTCTGCACAAAGAGCAGACCAAATTGCAATGCATGTCCAATGAGGGGGGAGTGTAGACACTTTGCAAGTGCTTTCACAAG TGCAAGACTTGCTCTGCCCGCTCCAGAAGAGAAGAGTCTCGTGAGTGCACCAGTTCCCATTGCAGCCAACAGAAAACCAAGTATAGTCGTTAATCCCATGCCACTACCTTCACCTGAGAAAGATCAAATTGGAGTGACAAGGTCAGAAACTGCAAACTGTGAACCTATCATTGAAGTACCAGCAACACCTGAGCCAGAAAGCAGAGAAATAACAGAAACTGAAATAGAAGAGGCATTCTACGAAGACCCTGAGGAAATTCCTACAATCAAACTCAACATTGAAGAGTTTACAACAAACCTGCAAACTTACATTCAAGAAAACAAGATGGGCCTTCAAGAAGGTGACATGTCAAAGGCTTTGGTTGTTTTGAATTCAGCAGCTGCTTCTATCCCCACACCAAAACTGAAAAATGTGAGCCGGCTACGAACAGAGCACCAAGT GTATGAACTTCCAGATTCACACCCTCTGCTCAATAGG ATGGATAGGCGAGAACCGGATGATCCAAGCCCATACCTTCTTGCTATATGGACACCAG GTGAAACTGCAAATTCAATTCAACCGCCAGAGAGAAGGTGTGGATGGCAAGAATCAGGCAAACTGTGCAATGAGAACACATGCTTTTCTTGCAATAGCATAAGAGAAGAAAATTCACAAACAGTGAGAGGCACTCTTCTG ATACCATGTAGAACAGCAATGAGAGGAAGTTTTCCACTCAATGGCACATATTTCCAAGTTAATGAG GTGTTTGCAGATCATGATTCTAGCCTTAACCCTATTGATGTTCCAAGGGCATGGATATGGAACTTACCAAGACGGGCGGTATACTTTGGAACTTCTGTATCAACAATATTCAAAG GCCTGACAACTGAGGGAATCCAGTACTGCTTCTGGAGAG GGTTTGTTTGTGTGCGAGGATTTGACCAAAAAACACGAGCACCCCGACCTTTAATGGCCAGATTGCACTTTCCAGCAAGTAAGTTGGCCaagacaaaaaatgaaaaaagaaaaaagaagggatAA